CTGTCTCATAGTGCAGCCAGGATGATTAAATATGGTAACGCCAGTTATGCAGTAAGCGTTCCCTATGTACTGATCGCCACTGATAGAAACCACAGTCCGTGTCTGCGGACAGGGAAGAGAAAGACGCACAGAGGCCTGCAGTCCAGTGTGACGGGCACTGCTGGTGACACACACGGGCTGCTGGAGGATCGGGAGGGCGAACCACGGGAGGTGGAGCGGGGTGTTGGGATCCAATTAATGTCAGTGGCAAAATAGTGGTACCAAGTGCTCCTGCCCCGATAAGGGGCCACAGGGAAACCGGGGCTGCCTGAATGCAAGCAGGGGTTCAGGGTTTAACCCCGTATGTCATTTTGCTTCTAGTCTGATTTTCCCCGGGGTCCGCCTGGCCTCTGACAGCCAGTTCAGTGACTTTCTGGATGGCCTCGGCCCTGCCCAGCTGGTGGGGCGTCAGACTCTGGCTACGCCTGCAATGGGTAAGCATTTCTGTCTcgtggttttgtttttcttttagatcgTTGAAAATCACATTCTCTGGTTTCCCAGGACTTTTCACAGTATCATCAGCAGAAatgagtattttatattttagcagttaaaaaatttttcaactgaacttttttccatttcatttatatgctttttaaagcGAGCTATCATTGGTAAAATTGTAAATACAGTATGAATTTGGGAAGATAcatgggaaaggggaaagggatgCTCAGCCAGGGCCTTGGGCACAGCGTGTTTCACTGATGTACCACTGAGTCCTGCTTGTCTTTCCTCGCACACCTCTAGGTGACATCCAGGTGGGAATGATGGACAAGAAGGGACAGTTGGAGGTGGAGATCATTCGGGCCCGTGGCCTTGTTGTAAAACCAGGTTCCAAGACACTGCCAGGTAAAAAGCAGCAGAGATTCTTCTATTACCACTCAAGCGGACTGGCGGGCACGGCATGCGTTGTTAAATGAGCCCCTGTGTGGTAGAAACCAGCGCAGAATGAGTACTGCTGCACTTAGGTACCGCATTTTGCACGGCACGTCCGGAAGTAGTTCTTTTTCCCGTTAGCTGGTGTTTCGTAGTAGTCTTCAGTTTACCTGGAACTTCAGAATTCCCCTTGGGATCCTTAGGGCCCTGGAATTAGAATAAAAACAGATAGGGGCCCAAAGCAGCATAAGCCGATGTACGCAGGGCATTGTCAGTATAAGACCTTCACAGGAAGTAGTTCGTGCGGGGAGGAAGGCATGCGCCGAGGCGCCGGTAGCGTGGGAAGTGCCAGAGCCCAGCTGCTCTGTGCAGACGTGTGCGTCATCGGGTCGGATGTACGGAACGGTTCTCCTGAGTCTGAAACTCGGTTTCTCACCTCAGCACCTCCGCTGGCTGGTTGTAATTTTGCATCTCTTAACTTTGCTATCCTTGCAGAAATTCTAAATCATAATGTATATGACCTATTGTACAACCTTGCGGTGGTGATTAAGGCAAGTGTGTGTAGGAAGGTCTTGGAGATAGGCCACTCTactgtaaagaataaaataatgccCACATGCATGCAAATGCTTTTATGAAGGAAGAGTGTGTCGGACAAATTTCTAGCTATGGAATCCGTAATTAGTTGCCTCTTTCCAGCTAACTGGGGCATGTTACATAACACCTCACCCTGTACCCACACCACCATCAGTTAACAAACCCTTTAGTGTTTACTAAACAAATTTactatccaaaaaaaaaacccttttgagCAATAAATAAGTGATTTATGAGTGTGGGTGAGTAAAACAATATGGCTTCAAGTGTGTTTAATTAGACTtaagtattaaaaaatgaaagattaagaCGTCTCCCTTGAATGTTATTAGGGACTAGAAGCATTTCACCTTAATTTAATGCAGACTTCAAATGTATTTAACCCGTTGATGGCAAAATAGTAATCAGCTCAGAGGCTAGGCCAGCGCTGCCCAAAACTGCCCGGGTAGCTGGTGGTGGCCTGGCATTGACCGAACGATGCTGACGTGATGCGGAGAGGCTGGGGACTTTGGGCTGCCGGTCCCCCCAGGCTGAGGGTGCCTGGTCGCAGGTGTCACCCAGAGTTGGGTGTTCGTTAACCACCGCTCACCCCTTACCTCTCCCCTGTGTTTTCTGTCCCAAGCACCGTACGTGAAGGTGTATCTGCTCGATAACGGAGTCTGCGtagccaaaaagaaaacaaaagtggcAAGAAAAACGCTGGAACCCCTATACCAGCAGCTGTTGTCTTTCGAAGAAAGCCCCCAAGGGAAGGTTTTACAGGTATTGACTGACTTGTTTATCCCTGACCTAAGGAAACACTTTCCTGGGGTCAGACCTTCCAGCCAGCATCTTTACTTCCCGTATTCTTCCCTGTTCCCCACACTGGAAATTCCTGGGAAGCTTCGAAGCCCCGGCTAGTGCTGTAAAGCTGTAGACAGTGTTGTTCCCTTCCAAGTGAGGTCCAGACTTGCAAACCGCCGTCACGCATAAATGCCAGCCTTCCTGGATTGCTGTCTGGTTTCACCCTTCACAGTCTTCCTCGTGCACCTTTGCACTCTAGTCATGAGAGACGACCACCCAGCGGTCAGTGTGGCTGTTTAACCTGGTGTTTGGCGTGAGCACGTTAACTGAATGTAGTttaatgtacaagtttttgtgtgcgTGGTAATACTGACATTACTCTCCTTTCTATTTTGCCAATAGATCATTGTCTGGGGAGACTATGGCCGCATGGATCACAAATCTTTTATGGGAGTGGCCCAGATACTTTTGGATGAACTGGAGCTATCCAATATGGTGATTGGATGGTACAAacttttccccccttcctccctggtAGATCCAACCTTGGCCCCTCTGACGAGAAGAGCTTCCCAATCGTCTCTGGAAAGTTCAACCGGACCTTCTTACTCTCGTTCATAGCAGCTGTAAAACTGTTGTCATAGCAACCAGcgttacaaaaaaaaatcacaggtcGCTAACCCTGGTAACACTGCATGCTTAATGTTGTGTCTTCTGAGCCCGTTTCTAGGGATACAAAGCGATCCTGTGTTCTCAGAGGAAGTCGCACACATTGTGCCCTACAGAAGGCCCTCAGGTGAAAGAGCAGAGCTATGAAGAACTGTCAGGTCTGGAGTTCAGTTAACACTCAAATTTTGGTCCAATCTGAAGCCATGGATTAATCTCAAAGAATCAGTCAGTTTCATGCAACAAAAGCCCTTTTCAATGGCACCTTTATATTTTTAtcgttcctttttcttcatttctcttgacCCCAAAGCCCTGCTATGCCACACAAACGGAGCTCTACAGCCACTAAGCCATGTTACAGGTCAAGGAGCAAAGTCCTAGGAAGCATCAGGTGAAAAGCAGGAGACCAAAGAAGTGGTCCGGGACAAACCGTCAGCCCTCCCCTGGACGGCGACCAGGAGCAGCCGGGCCGGCGTGAGCGGCGGCCGGCACCAGAGCTCCAGCGGGCGCGTCATTCTGTAACGCCAGGAcgtgtgggacactgggaaacaGAACTCCGTGGCGACACTGTACTGAATGAAATTAATGAACCTTTTTTTGCATGGACACAGATTAGCTGaatacttaaattattttcttgggGCTGCaacttgcaaaaaaaataaaaatcagccattttcaacaatttatattatttttaaaagtaaatttcacTAATGCATGGTTTTAAAAAGGGGAGAGAATGCAACAGGGTGATACAAAGACACACCATGTTTATTCTTTAAACTATAAATCACAGTCTGTGTTTTGGCAGA
This DNA window, taken from Phyllostomus discolor isolate MPI-MPIP mPhyDis1 chromosome 7, mPhyDis1.pri.v3, whole genome shotgun sequence, encodes the following:
- the RIMS2 gene encoding regulating synaptic membrane exocytosis protein 2 isoform X35, producing the protein MGRQGLGGPGAAGRSMQRSQSRSSLTASFEALAGYFPCMNSLEEEEGEAGGKKLRSTVQRSTETGLAVEMRNWMTRQASRESTDGSMNSYSSEGNLIFPGVRLASDSQFSDFLDGLGPAQLVGRQTLATPAMGDIQVGMMDKKGQLEVEIIRARGLVVKPGSKTLPAPYVKVYLLDNGVCVAKKKTKVARKTLEPLYQQLLSFEESPQGKVLQIIVWGDYGRMDHKSFMGVAQILLDELELSNMVIGWYKLFPPSSLVDPTLAPLTRRASQSSLESSTGPSYSRS